The following proteins are encoded in a genomic region of Sebastes fasciatus isolate fSebFas1 chromosome 12, fSebFas1.pri, whole genome shotgun sequence:
- the glrx3 gene encoding glutaredoxin 3, whose translation MANLVKATTNEQFEDFLTKAGKCLTVVHFQAEWAPQCVQMNEVMSELAKQHTSTTFIQLEAETLPEVSEKYDIASVPTFLFFKGGEKVDRMDGAHAPELAKQVQRLEVTGSPGGAAESTKTSTTDLNQKLKKLINAAPCMLFMKGSSQEPRCGFSKQLVALLKEHNIQFSSFDILSDEEVRQGLKIYSNWPTYPQLYADGELVGGVDIVKELAESGELENTCPKAVTLEHRLKVIIHQSPVMLFMKGDKETARCGFSMQTLEILNAAGVDYDTFDILQDEEVRQGLKTYSNWPTYPQLYVKGDLIGGLDILKELKESGDLVSVLKGESS comes from the coding sequence ATGGCGAATCTTGTGAAGGCGACAACAAATGAGCAGTTTGAAGACTTCCTAACCAAAGCTGGAAAATGCCTGACTGTGGTCCACTTCCAGGCGGAATGGGCTCCTCAGTGCGTCCAGATGAACGAGGTCATGTCCGAGCTGGCCAAGCAACACACGAGCACCACGTTCATCCAGCTGGAGGCGGAAACGCTGCCGGAGGTCTCTGAGAAGTACGACATCGCCTCTGTTCCCACTTTCCTCTTCTTCAAGGGAGGCGAGAAGGTGGACCGCATGGACGGAGCCCATGCACCTGAACTGGCCAAGCAGGTGCAGCGTTTGGAGGTCACAGGTAGTCCAGGTGGAGCTGCagaaagcaccaaaacctcCACCACAGACCTGAACCAGAAGCTGAAGAAGCTGATCAACGCTGCTCCTTGCATGCTCTTCATGAAGGGCTCCTCTCAAGAGCCTCGCTGTGGCTTCAGCAAGCAGTTAGTGGCTCTGTTAAAGGAGCACAACATCCAGTTCAGCAGCTTCGACATCCTGTCCGATGAAGAGGTCCGACAGGGCCTGAAGATCTACTCCAACTGGCCCACATACCCTCAGCTGTATGCCGATGGAGAGCTGGTGGGAGGAGTGGACATAGTGAAGGAGCTGGCTGAGTCTGGAGAGCTGGAGAACACCTGCCCCAAGGCTGTGACCTTGGAGCATCGTCTGAAGGTCATCATCCACCAGAGTCCGGTGATGCTGTTCATGAAGGGCGACAAGGAGACTGCGAGATGTGGCTTCAGCATGCAGACACTGGAGATCTTGAATGCAGCCGGGGTGGATTATGACACCTTTGATATCCTGCAGGATGAAGAGGTTCGACAGGGGCTCAAGACCTATTCCAACTGGCCAACCTACCCACAGCTTTACGTGAAAGGAGACCTGATCGGAGGGTTGGATATACTCAAGGAGCTGAAGGAGAGTGGAGACCTGGTGTCAGTGCTGAAGGGGGAGTCGTCGTAA
- the lta gene encoding lymphotoxin-alpha, whose product MSLREEQQMNLDTESATHAGMECQSKSSHKYLLLQVWCGMLTVAVVVMAALVISIKPKSTEGGVPTPKPDNVSPTSPTVNVPPSKLTGSSLSFIQLTKTQEDKWEDSTLGCTSCSLVLNEDSIYCKESSLYFIYAQVTFSKLQESSKKNQTKSVFLKRNPTPGRSVRSLVEGTFPNTTEGTVWVSKIVKLKYGDSVSIDIKGDHQTDSKSTFWGAYKLH is encoded by the exons ATGTCTctcagagaggagcagcagatgAATTTGGACACTGAGAGTGCAACACATGCTGG AATGGAGTGTCAGTCGAAGTCCTCTCATAAGTACCTGCTACTGCAGGTGTGGTGTGGCATGCTCACTGTGGCCGTGGTGGTTATGGCTGCACTCGTCATTTCAATCAAACCAAAGTCAACTGAG GGAGGAGTCCCTACACCGAAGCCAGATAATGTCAGTCCAACAAGTCCAACAG TCAATGTGCCTCCCTCAAAGTTAACAG GATCCTCTCTATCGTTCATCCAGCTAACCAAGA CTCAGGAGGATAAGTGGGAAGACTCAACCCTCGGGTGTACCTCCTGCTCCCTTGTCCTGAACGAAGACTCCATCTACTGCAAGGAGAGCAGCCTCTACTTCATCTATGCCCAGGTCACCTTCAGCAAGCTCCAAGAAAGCAGCAAGAAAAATCAGACCAAAtctgtgtttctgaaaagaAACCCCACGCCTGGTAGAAGTGTGAGGTCATTGGTTGAGGGGACCTTCCCGAACACAACAGAGGGCACTGTGTGGGTGTCCAAGATTGTCAAACTCAAATACGGGGACAGTGTCAGCATAGATATCAAAGGTGATCATCAAACAGACAGCAAGTCGACATTCTGGGGTGCCTACAAGCTTCATTAG